The genomic segment GGTTTTGTTTTCActggtgggtgattcttagactacgggcacttattatgtcctttgatcatattgtatgaaaaacagagaaaaggagaaatttcacacttttatagttatctttacaatgaaagtgttttaagaaatttgttctagtagtctatgatgactttttcaccttttttcagcatcattatatattgtgcttgtcccacacccagacttttgatcttcaatgataaaaatgaatggtaaaaaaacgttttttctaatgtttaaaatatctctgaataaaatatcagtaaaataatcaaaacataattggggtattcaatgtcatacaactgttgtgatttttttaaacaaaatgtagttgtcccacactattgccgtaatttccaccacaacactgtaatgtccctttaaacagtttgtatgaaagattgtttgggtaacagtgacatcagagcacatgtatatagcgccaaatcacaacaaacagctgccccaaggcgctttatattgtaaggcaatggtgtggtggaaattacatttacaaggccaatagtgcctgtagttaaagaatcaccctggtGTGTGCAACTGTAGACACGATATCTCAAAacggctggatggatttccttcaaactttgtGGGAATATTACATGGATTGACATCGAGAAGTGGTTAGATTTTGGTGTACTTGGTCAAAGATCAAGCTGTAGGATAACATGATCTGATAAATACCTTTTTCTATATCTCAACACTCAAGAAGCCTAGTTGGATGATCTGAAACATTCAtttatcagcaaaatatttgtgactgattggcatgaatgacatcataatgaagtcacacagttcaaacaccattacagacatagaTATACATATTTACGTGCACATTTATATCACAGTGTGTAGAGTGCACATGGTGTttgtgcatcagccctctgaagtCTTTCAATCTCATCAAttcaaattaaatttatttagtatatatagcgccaaatcacaacaaagctgcctcaaggagcttcacaaaaggaaggtctaaccttaccaacccctagagcgagcacacaggcgacagcggtaagataaaactccctctgatgatattgaggaagaaacctcaagcagaccagactcaaaggggtgacccactgcttaagccattctaccaaaaaggtttacaatacagaacacaacaacaatatattatattatatcttaTATTTTTAGTCAGTTTTTAAAAAGCTAAAGCATGAGATTACGCAAAATCGCTCTTTATGATCCTTTTACATCCTTTTTTTTAGGTTGGGTTTTAtattaaacatcctcaaagtctgtagcagtgtgtgtgtgtgtgtgtgtgtgtgtttggggaggtaatggtctagtggttaagcattgggctttggACCGGAGGATACtcgggtgccttgcatggcagcagcctcacatcggggtgaatgtgaggcattgatgtgtaaagtgctttgagtgtctgatgcagatggaaaagtgctatataaatgcagtctatttaccatttatttcaaaCTGTTGTGCTATATGCACAACTAAGGCTTGAAATAGAttgttttagacttctgtgacatatgtcacagaattgCCTATGCCTCAGTGCTCTATGTGACACACCTGCACAGGCTGAGGGAAAATCATAGAAGGATAACTCTTTCCTGAAGGGCAACAGGGCAAACAGCAGTTCTTTTCCTTAAGGTGGCAGAAAGTCTTATgtagaaagtgttttttttttaaagaaataattATCATTACTATCATTTTTGAAGATGCATGTCCTAAATTGTAATGTGAATTTTTGGCTAAAAGTTTCTGTATCTTTTGAAGGCACTTGATCATCTGCATTgtcttggagaaattgtgcataataTGAAAAGCAAAGCTCACACAGACGTGAAATTCCAGCACTTAGCCCGTAGAGGGCAGCAATTCACAGCAAGCCTACATTTCAAAAGTCAGGTCACTGAGTGCATGATGCAGAAAACACACAACAATCCCACAATATGTGGCATGCTTTTAATCTGCAAGCTTTCACTTTTATTACAAACCGCAGTGATTTCCTATGTAAAGACAGCCAAGTGCAACATTTTAGAAACAAAAGGGCTGTGTTTGAAGACCTGTGGAATTGTGATTTTAAAATGTGCAGTGCAGTTAGTGTTTCACCTAAAATAAACTGCATGTGGAGCCAGTTTCTGCATGCATGAAAATCAATTTGCATTCAAACCCCTTCTGCCCATGTAAAACCTGAAAAGGGGTATTACAGAGCATACTGAGAATGAACAATAAAGTGCAGGAGCTGCTTTGCAACTTACAGATGAAAAAATATCTCTCTAGTTCTTCGAGTCATCATTTAATTGGGCATTTAGATTGTGGActatatttgacagcattatacAGTCTGTAATTTCACTGTGTGGAATCCTTTTTGTATCTCATAGACACACTCCAAGAGTTCAATTCCAGGACAAATTTATATGTGCACATTTGTGGTTTTGTGGCAAGGTAAGTGTCCTCTATGACTGTCTTGTGAATCCTGTGGTGTGCTGGGATCTACACAGTCAGCTGgcctttatttttgtattttaatatCTTTGACCTCTGGGCTTGATGCACTGTGAAATGCACAAATTCCTCCTGAGATTAAAGCAACAAACGAAAACTGATTTAGATAAGTTTAACTAGTGTTTAACTTACAAATGAATGCTAATATTTACTATGCAAATGAGAACAGAATCTATTTTTAAGTGACCATATTGTGCAAAATTGCTTTTTATGTACTCAAAGTCTTACACTTTTGTGCATGTGAGCCAACATGTTGAAACTACCCTGCTATTAACAAGATTTAGTGCTAAAAAGGCCTGGTTTCAGAcctttgtgacatatgtcacagaggtctatacgagggctgtcaataaagtagcggtcctttttatttttttcaaaaactatatggatttcattcatatgtttttacgtcagacatgcttgaaccctcgtgcggatgcgtgagtttttccacgcctgtcggtgacgtcattcgcctgtgagcactccttgtgggaggagtcgtccagcccctcgtcggaattcctttgtctaggaagttgctgagagactggtgcattgtttgatcaaaattttttctaaacctgtgagacacatcgaagtggacacggttcaaaaaattaagctggttttcagtgaaaattttaacggctgatgagagattttgaggtgatactgtcgctttaaggacttcccacggtgcgagacgtcgctcagcgctctcagccgccgtcgtcagcctgtttcaagctgaaaacctccacatttcaggctctattgatccaggacgtcgtgagagaacagagacgtttcagaagaagtcggtttcagcattttatccggatattccactgttaaaggagatttttttaatgaaagacgtgcggacgggtccgcgcgtcggctcgcagccgccgcgacgctctgccacaggaaaaacacctctgttgaaagccttaaggacaagttggaacatgtccagctgttaaacaatttctcatatactcactccactgaaagccatcaaaagccgcctggattttacaaatggttatcaacacggaggtgtttttcctgtgccgccgcaccgcgtcggctgcgtcccgacgcgcggacccgtccgcacgtctttcattaaaaaaatctcctttaacagtggaatatccggataaaatgccgaaaccgacttcttctgaaacttctctgttctctcacgacgtcctggatcaatagagcctgaaatgtggaggttttcagcttgaacaggctgacgacggcggctgagagcgctgagcgacgtctcgcaccgtgggaagtccttaaagcgacagaatcagctcaaaatctctcatcagccattaaaattttcactgaaaaccagcttaatttttcgaaccatgtccacttcgatgtgtctcacaggtttggaaaaagtttgatcaaacaacgcgccagtctctcagcaacttctcagacaaaggaattccgacgaggggctggacgactcctcccacaaggagtgctcacaggcgaatgacgtcaccgacaggcgtggaaaaactcatgcatgcgcacgagggttcaagcatgtctgacgtaaaaacatatgaatgaaatccatatagtttttgaaaaaaataaaaaggacctatactttattgacagccctcatatatggaCTCTTGCATGTCGATGCAAAACCACCACATGGTTTGTCAAAAAAGAAGCCATATCTCTTTTCCAAATGGAGAGGGTACATGATGTGGAGTTTTATTGTTTCTTTGcttgcatttttgttttattactttttatgtttgtgtgtatgtacggtgcatccagaaagtattcacagcgcttcattttttccacttttttttttacagcctttttccaaaatggattaaataaaattttcctcaaaattctacacacaataccccataatgatgatgtagaaaaagtgtgttttttttttttttttttttttttttaggtttgtgcagatttattaaaaaaaaaacaactaagaaatcacatgtacctaagtattcacagcctttgccatgaagctcaaaattgagctcaggtgcatcctgtttccactgatcatccttgagatgtttctacagcttaattggagtccacctggtgtaattTCAGTTGATTGCACAATTTGGAGAAGCAcatacttgtctacatataaggtctcacaggtaacagtgcatgtcagagcacaaaccaagcatgaagtcaaaggaactgtctgtagacctctgagacagagcTCGGTCCGTACTGTCAGcaccttggtctgatatttccctgtaGAGACCTCTCACTCAGTTAACAATCCTTTAATATTCAACAATCGACTTTGCTGCATGGGCTCTTCAACAAAACCTTACCTCCAATGACCAGCCCTTCCATAATCTTGACCTGACTCTCAACTCCAAAAAGACAAAATATATGCTGTTTGGCTGTAAAAATCCAATCTCCAGTTGCCCCCCCCCCATTACCACCACCACCAAAGATCATCAGTGCTCATGACTTGGCACTGAAATTTGAAAGCTGTTTGTTTCATTTTTCTCATTTAACACACACAACGGTAATCTTCTGGCAAAAAACAAAGCTTGACTTGGTTTTCTGCACCGGAAGAAGGCTTCCTTCACTTAGTCTGCTAAATATATTATTGTAAGAAAAAAGAACAACACAATCAGCATCCTATTTGACTATTCTAAGAAAATCTATAAAAATCTATAAAATGCCACCAAAGTGCGCACTGTTTACCACTCACCCCCGCCTTCTCTATAAACTGGTGAATTGGCCGTCCCTTCAATCCAGGCCGCCACAAACATCCTTTGGGCTGCTATAAGTCTATAAAAGTGGGGAAGACACCTCATAACCTTTCAAGCCTCTGACACATTTCAGCAATTATCATTTAAAATCTAGCATTCCACCTTCCAAAAAGTCTGAATGATTTTGGCtatcgttctttttgttttgctgCTGTAAATGATTGGAACCCacgacaaaacacacaaaaacctaCATCTTTCATATCATTTAACATGTTCCAACAAAGATTGCAACACGTCATAGCTGACTGTTGTAGCTGCTGGCATCTCTCTGTTGTATTTTTCAAAGAATACTCACGAAATCACCTTTTATGTTTcgtgtttttaattttgatctaTTCATATATACATACTGGTAATCCTcatttttgttttgctgtgtCATACTGTGAGAATGTTATATTGTACGAGGTTGTACTtgataaaacaaataaagaatgCAACACTGCCATAGAATAATTAgaccagtctcacgttttgtttaGTTTGTTACATGACATGAAATGTAGTACATTTTAATGACACAGTCACCAGTCACTGACTgttttaaccctaaccataactgaaATCCCTCTTCACACacatgcgcgcgcgcgcacaaacacacacacacacacacacacacacacacacacacacacacacacacacacacacacacacacacacacacacacacacacacacacacacacacacagtcaccccaaatttcatgataccatcatgaaatgtttTTGTGATACCATTACAAAAATGTACTATATTTCACGATGGTATTACAAACTAAGAGATTGAATCATTTTTTATGATGCCCTCATGAACTTGGCATGAGATCGGGTTGGGATAATCGGCTATACAATGTAATGGTAAGGGGCAAGCTAACCCTTTAAGCCTCTGGAGTCATTGGATGCAGATACAcgtcaaagtcacatgacctgcACAAAGTCAAATTTCCCacactttcagtttcagtttgactgTTTGTTGAAAGTGCAGATTTCAACCTATATACCACTTTTAAAAATTTGTTGATATACCCAGTAAAACTTGAATAATGGTTAATAATTTTCAGAATGCTTTTTCCTGATTTATTATGGAAATGTGTGTGGAGTGGTTCTCAGTGCTGCACTTGTCCAGCATGCATGTGAACGGGACTTCTCTTCCTCTTTTGTCTTCTCTGGACACAGCAAGTACAAGGGGAATGAAAACATGACTTTCCCTTTATTATTTGGTGTTAAAAGCATGTTCTAAACCAAACCAAAATTGATCATGAACCCACGTAATTGGTTGTGGACACACTGCATTCAGTGTGCATGTGAACGTCTTTCTTAATTTATCTTCTGTGGCCGGGGGTGGAAAAAACATCTTCCCCTTTATAATTTGTGGAAAAAAGTATAACGTAAAACCAATCAAAACCATGGATTCCACGTGGATTGATCAGCGACCCCACATGGGGTTGTTTTTGAGGGGGACAAAGTCACCAAATACAAACGCTGCATCCAAGTAGGGAGCAACAGGAATGACAAAGTATCAGGTCATTCCCATGTCCAAATAACATGTCAAACACAAGTCAGAgaagtcttgttttgttttgtttttctgagtggcacaaatataatttgtgtggcatctttttgcatgtaaatagttgtacaaaaaaaaaaacatttcctgcattttaatgtaaatatttgtatataactttgtttatgctacatttatacatatgtttttgaaattcacaatttatatttgcatcctAAGTtagaaaaatggtttgttaaacatgtttgtggttttcacagtaaaaaatgtttttttttttcctgttcaaattatgtttgtgtgaatttaggtttaTTGTGTTAATATAGAATAGCagaatgaacccccccccccccccccccccccataatgtcacacaggtgaggttgtgttgataaaaatgacaccaaacaaggcaaattaaacttttttaaaggtaaattatgaagataAAACCAAAATTAGTCAATAATGCCCAATTAtatcctggactccagagggttaaagtaaaCAGTTTCTGTACAACACTATATAGGCAGGAATATCATTAGAAATGTCGAACAGCATCAAGAGGATCCCTACGGACAGAAATATGTGCATATATACCTcactaaatgcaaaaaaaaagcttttaaaacaaCTAAACACACAGTTAACGGCTTGCCTTTGCCAGCTTTTGTTAAGACAATACTATTCCACCTCAAATCCTTTCAAGTCGACTGTCAATGAGGGGCTCGCACTTTTGCCTACAAGGTTAGCTAGCTAACCAATGTTAGGtcaagacaccagtctgtcacaggaccacatatagactgacaaacacactcacacctatggacaatttagagtcaccaatccacttaacctgcatgcttttggatgtgggaggaagccaaagtacccagagggaacccactcagacaagtggagaacatgcaaacaacaCACAGAacggccataggtgggaatcgatcccaggatatccttgctgtgaggcaacagtgctaaccactaagccactgtgccaccctcATTATATAATACTCACTCTGAATTAAGAAATTAAAAGAaaagctccggtttcctcccacaataaaacaTGCTTTAAAATGAAACGTAATTAACGGTCACCATTCCAGAGtggaatatttttaaaaaaatacattttttgatttAATATTTCTTCATAGTGCTAAAACAATCATTTCTAGTTTTTGTTGCTTACACTGGTTcaaattttggttttgtttcggttttgtttcgatACGATGTGACTATgtgctgtgttgctgaaataaatttcattcattcattcaaagactTGAAGAGGTAAAGTTCTGTAACCAGTTTTCAGAGGTGGGTAACCCTGGCTTCAGTGACTAAAAAAAGTCCTGCCATGTGTTTCCACCTGTGCACctcaaacaggtgatttcaccgatCAGCTCGTCTACCTCCCGGAAGAGTTAAACTAATCACAATCAGCTGTTTAGTGgatggatggaacaaatatgtggttggaccTTTAGCCGGGGTTTCCCATCAGTGCAGATTCCAATCACTGGCACACACGGGCACTAAATACCCAACACTCAAATGTGgcaaacaaacagcacaaacaggaTTAATATAAAAACCCAACCAAGGGAATTTTATTAATTTTCAAAAGTGCAGTAATTAAAGCAGACATTGCTGCTGGCCTGGATATGAGTAAATAACATGGCAAAACAGACTCCACTTCACTCAGGCACGTCCCATAAAGCTCATAAATGATGGGAAGGTGTGATAATAGTGGATAAAAGTTATCCTGAGATTAGACAAGTGACGGCTTTATAACATTCTACAAATGCATAATGACGGGTCATGCCGGATTAGCATTCGTGAGAATGTTAATCCTTCTGGGATTACATATTGAGAAGGTACTACAAGAACGATAGCAAACCTCACCATTAATGAACTCGTATGGAGAAGATAACGAGCATTTTTAGTATCGGTAATGAGCATTTACAGCATCAGCTCAGTATCGACGGGGCCTGGCTGCCATCTGGGCCGGATTCCTGGACCCAAAGTATCTCTGGTAGGCCTGCTGGTAGCCATGACTGTAGGCGTAGAAGCGGCAGGGAGAGTAGTCCTCACAGGTCTCCGCACGCCTCTCAGCCGGAGACTTTATTCTCCTAGACACAGATAGAGGGATATGATTAGAGGAAGAGGGTCAGAACCACACACACAGCAGTCTGTTTTAATCTTAATAATCGGCTTTGGGTACATAGCTACGTTTAATAGGCTAATTAAGAATGCGTTAATGATGCTCGAGCATGCACGGTTTCATCTGCGTGGGTGTTTACCTCATGTAGTTGTAGTAGTTGTAGGAGTTTCCTCTGGTGGGGAGGTTGTAGGCGTTACCCCTCTGTGGCGGAATAAAGGAGTTGGCTCGGTTCGGGCTCACGAACAAATCTGGAACCAAAT from the Thalassophryne amazonica chromosome 16, fThaAma1.1, whole genome shotgun sequence genome contains:
- the mgp gene encoding matrix Gla protein isoform X1; amino-acid sequence: MLKQNLIQILQAQDVDESFSATSPRGRQTSIRMRSPLQCLALCAVLSLCVCYDSHESTESLEDLFVSPNRANSFIPPQRGNAYNLPTRGNSYNYYNYMRRIKSPAERRAETCEDYSPCRFYAYSHGYQQAYQRYFGSRNPAQMAARPRRY
- the mgp gene encoding matrix Gla protein isoform X5, which encodes MRSPLQCLALCAVLSLCVCYDSHESTESLEDLFVSPNRANSFIPPQRGNAYNLPTRGNSYNYYNYMRRIKSPAERRAETCEDYSPCRFYAYSHGYQQAYQRYFGSRNPAQMAARPRRY
- the mgp gene encoding matrix Gla protein isoform X6 is translated as MRSPLQCLALCAVLSLCVCYDLFVSPNRANSFIPPQRGNAYNLPTRGNSYNYYNYMRRIKSPAERRAETCEDYSPCRFYAYSHGYQQAYQRYFGSRNPAQMAARPRRY
- the mgp gene encoding matrix Gla protein isoform X4 — its product is MCGCPCRGRQTSIRMRSPLQCLALCAVLSLCVCYDLFVSPNRANSFIPPQRGNAYNLPTRGNSYNYYNYMRRIKSPAERRAETCEDYSPCRFYAYSHGYQQAYQRYFGSRNPAQMAARPRRY
- the mgp gene encoding matrix Gla protein isoform X2, with amino-acid sequence MLKQNLIQILQAQDVDESFSATSPRGRQTSIRMRSPLQCLALCAVLSLCVCYDLFVSPNRANSFIPPQRGNAYNLPTRGNSYNYYNYMRRIKSPAERRAETCEDYSPCRFYAYSHGYQQAYQRYFGSRNPAQMAARPRRY
- the mgp gene encoding matrix Gla protein isoform X3, encoding MCGCPCRGRQTSIRMRSPLQCLALCAVLSLCVCYDSHESTESLEDLFVSPNRANSFIPPQRGNAYNLPTRGNSYNYYNYMRRIKSPAERRAETCEDYSPCRFYAYSHGYQQAYQRYFGSRNPAQMAARPRRY